One region of Candidatus Saccharibacteria bacterium genomic DNA includes:
- a CDS encoding ABC transporter permease, which yields MKKAFLPVLTFAKIDIRRLFRDKLAIFFTFVFPLLFLFVFGGIFGRNNTSVSFNVAFLNRSNTEFARQFEQMGQKDKVLKIDSQVKNLDEAQEKMSRGELDATIILPPEFGQVGAKGYPTGEAQVLYNKSNEQGGQTLASVLNSIFEGINKQFVPTEKPFTVTAKSTAKQGLTQFDYVFAGLLGFSLLGAGIFGPTSVFPKLKERGVLRRYHTTTLKVWQYFLGNVISNTFVGLMSIVTMFVVGLTVFNLNMRGNYLVLGLLVTFGAIMLFGIGLAVGGWAKNERQAAPLAQIITFPMMFLSGSFFPRFLMPEWLQGVTNYLPLTPVIDGARLIITENRGVFDLLPQFGIILGWTIVVYILAFRFFRWE from the coding sequence ATGAAAAAAGCTTTTTTGCCAGTACTAACCTTTGCCAAAATCGACATTCGTCGCCTTTTCCGCGATAAACTGGCGATATTTTTCACGTTTGTTTTCCCTCTACTATTCCTCTTTGTTTTTGGTGGTATATTTGGTCGAAACAACACAAGTGTTAGCTTCAACGTTGCTTTTTTGAACCGGTCGAACACGGAGTTTGCCAGGCAGTTTGAGCAAATGGGGCAAAAGGATAAGGTGTTAAAAATAGATTCCCAGGTGAAAAATCTGGATGAAGCGCAAGAAAAAATGAGCCGCGGCGAGCTAGACGCTACTATTATTTTACCGCCAGAATTCGGTCAAGTGGGTGCTAAGGGTTATCCGACGGGAGAGGCACAGGTGCTGTACAACAAAAGCAATGAGCAGGGTGGTCAAACGCTTGCCTCAGTTCTAAACAGTATATTTGAAGGCATAAACAAACAATTTGTCCCTACCGAAAAGCCCTTTACTGTTACGGCAAAGTCCACCGCCAAACAGGGTCTAACCCAGTTCGACTATGTGTTTGCTGGGCTGCTAGGGTTCTCGCTCCTTGGCGCTGGCATATTTGGCCCAACCAGTGTGTTCCCGAAACTGAAAGAAAGGGGAGTCTTACGTCGCTACCATACGACAACGCTTAAGGTATGGCAGTATTTTCTCGGTAACGTCATATCCAACACGTTTGTAGGGCTCATGTCAATCGTCACCATGTTCGTGGTTGGCCTGACGGTGTTTAATCTGAACATGCGCGGCAACTACCTCGTGCTTGGTTTGCTAGTTACTTTCGGTGCGATCATGCTCTTTGGGATAGGTCTTGCGGTGGGTGGTTGGGCCAAAAACGAGCGCCAAGCAGCGCCGCTGGCACAGATTATCACCTTTCCCATGATGTTCCTTTCTGGCAGTTTCTTCCCTCGTTTCCTCATGCCTGAATGGCTACAAGGGGTCACGAACTACCTGCCACTGACACCAGTGATTGATGGCGCTCGGCTTATCATAACCGAAAACCGCGGTGTTTTTGATCTGCTACCACAGTTTGGCATTATTCTTGGCTGGACAATCGTGGTCTATATCCTCGCCTTTCGCTTCTTCCGTTGGGAATAA
- a CDS encoding ABC transporter ATP-binding protein, which translates to MKQNASIVTVTGLTKKYDGKAVVDGISFEVREGEIFGILGPNGAGKTTLLEMLETLRPIDGGSATLNGLDVSSEQSKVKALIGVQPQSPSFEEKTKLTELLEFFSAAYCEKVDTMKFLRDLQLEDKAKNYVEQLSGGQRQRFSIAAALVHGPKVFFLDEPTTGLDPQARRNLWELIQEVRDRGVTVIMTTHYMDEAELLCDRVAVMDEGKIIALDTPKNLVRALLKRGFKKKQHVEQANLEDVFIDLTGKALRD; encoded by the coding sequence ATGAAACAAAATGCATCCATAGTGACGGTAACAGGCTTAACGAAAAAGTACGACGGCAAGGCTGTCGTAGATGGTATTAGTTTTGAGGTTCGCGAGGGTGAGATATTTGGTATTTTGGGGCCAAACGGAGCAGGCAAGACGACTCTGCTGGAGATGCTTGAGACGCTCCGACCGATAGACGGCGGCTCGGCCACTCTGAATGGTTTGGATGTGTCCTCTGAGCAGAGTAAGGTAAAAGCGCTTATAGGTGTGCAGCCGCAGTCACCATCTTTTGAAGAAAAAACGAAACTTACTGAGCTGCTAGAATTTTTCTCGGCTGCTTACTGCGAAAAAGTAGATACCATGAAGTTTTTGCGGGATCTACAGCTTGAAGACAAGGCCAAAAACTACGTTGAGCAGCTTTCTGGCGGTCAGCGCCAGCGTTTCTCTATTGCTGCGGCACTAGTGCATGGGCCGAAAGTTTTTTTCTTGGACGAGCCGACAACAGGACTTGATCCTCAGGCGCGCCGGAATCTCTGGGAGCTTATACAGGAAGTGCGTGACCGCGGCGTGACAGTGATTATGACTACACACTACATGGATGAGGCTGAGCTGCTCTGCGACCGTGTTGCAGTGATGGACGAGGGGAAGATTATTGCTCTCGATACGCCAAAAAATCTGGTTCGGGCGCTACTGAAAAGGGGCTTCAAGAAAAAACAGCACGTCGAACAAGCCAACTTGGAAGACGTGTTTATTGACCTCACAGGAAAGGCACTTAGGGACTAA
- a CDS encoding endonuclease/exonuclease/phosphatase family protein — protein sequence MKLMQLNVWMGRLTRQILPLIEQEKPDIITTQEMFNANGIVGLPDNTFHLLELMKKVGDYKYVYFSPIYEAPYVDVTVGCGNAILSRFPLVQKTTFFTNGAFQPCDKTAVFESNIRNAQVVCLELPDAKRLHVVNHHGYWEPNPLGSEKTVACMQRVADAIRELSGAVIFAGDLNINPGTAAMKLFDGMLEDLTSTYGISDTLSVLGKVPDVAPDHILVNSGIHVHGFRVLDNLVSDHKALTLDFDVR from the coding sequence TTGAAACTAATGCAGCTAAACGTTTGGATGGGACGCCTCACTAGGCAAATTCTGCCACTCATTGAACAAGAGAAGCCAGATATCATAACAACTCAAGAAATGTTTAACGCCAATGGTATTGTTGGACTGCCAGATAACACGTTTCATCTGCTCGAGCTTATGAAAAAAGTTGGTGACTATAAGTACGTCTACTTCTCGCCGATTTATGAGGCACCCTACGTTGATGTCACCGTCGGCTGCGGCAACGCAATACTAAGCCGTTTCCCTCTGGTACAAAAAACGACATTTTTTACGAATGGGGCATTTCAGCCCTGCGACAAAACTGCCGTATTTGAGTCAAACATACGCAATGCTCAGGTTGTTTGCCTAGAACTGCCCGACGCAAAGCGCCTGCACGTTGTAAACCACCACGGCTACTGGGAGCCTAACCCCTTAGGCTCTGAAAAAACGGTTGCCTGTATGCAGCGTGTAGCCGACGCAATCCGGGAGCTTTCTGGCGCCGTTATATTTGCCGGCGATCTCAATATCAACCCCGGCACTGCTGCAATGAAATTATTTGATGGCATGCTTGAGGATTTGACTAGTACATACGGCATTTCTGACACCTTGAGTGTCCTTGGCAAGGTTCCAGATGTTGCTCCTGACCACATACTGGTAAACAGCGGCATTCATGTCCACGGTTTTCGGGTACTCGACAACCTTGTGTCGGATCACAAAGCACTCACACTGGATTTTGATGTACGCTAG
- a CDS encoding NUDIX domain-containing protein: MDRFATTARPYCAAFMLIERDGKYLFVRRKNTGWMDGYYGLPSGKVEKKEGFLAAAVREAKEEVGVVVKPENTKFKLAFWLQVTDEPKMEWCNMVFLAEQWAGEPYNAEPDVHEHISWFGLDELPENVIPSVKKMLGAIQSGEQYGEQHVEK; this comes from the coding sequence GTGGATAGGTTCGCTACAACCGCGCGGCCGTACTGTGCAGCTTTTATGCTCATTGAGCGTGACGGAAAGTACTTATTCGTGCGTCGGAAGAATACAGGATGGATGGATGGATACTACGGCTTACCTTCGGGTAAAGTTGAAAAGAAAGAGGGTTTTTTGGCTGCTGCCGTCAGAGAAGCCAAAGAGGAAGTGGGCGTAGTAGTTAAGCCAGAAAACACCAAATTCAAACTCGCTTTTTGGCTTCAAGTCACTGATGAGCCCAAAATGGAATGGTGTAATATGGTGTTTTTGGCGGAGCAGTGGGCAGGTGAGCCTTACAACGCCGAGCCTGATGTTCACGAACACATTAGCTGGTTCGGATTGGATGAGTTGCCTGAAAACGTTATTCCCAGCGTCAAAAAAATGCTTGGAGCTATACAAAGCGGCGAGCAGTATGGAGAGCAACATGTTGAAAAATAG
- a CDS encoding threonylcarbamoyl-AMP synthase: MQVFHGLHNPGIDALLKTGAVGVLPTDTVYGLVCRAQDPGAVRRLFTVKKRDANPGTVLAANIQQLIDLGMKARYLKAVEYFWPNPISIVIPCGDELTYLHQGKHSLAVRIPDSVDLRAFLEVSGPLMTTSANHAGESTARTMQQAEEYFGETVDFYVDGGNMGDRQPSTIIRVVDDAIEVLREGVVKIDETGKIHRG, encoded by the coding sequence GTGCAGGTATTTCACGGTTTGCACAACCCAGGGATTGACGCTTTGCTCAAAACGGGCGCTGTCGGTGTGTTGCCGACCGATACTGTCTATGGCTTGGTATGCCGCGCCCAAGATCCAGGGGCAGTACGGCGCCTCTTTACGGTCAAAAAACGGGATGCGAACCCTGGTACGGTGCTGGCAGCGAACATTCAACAACTGATAGACCTTGGCATGAAGGCTCGTTACCTCAAGGCTGTGGAGTATTTCTGGCCAAACCCCATAAGCATTGTCATTCCTTGTGGTGATGAACTGACATATCTTCACCAAGGTAAGCATTCACTCGCAGTTCGTATCCCAGACAGTGTTGACCTGCGTGCCTTTCTCGAGGTATCGGGACCGCTCATGACGACTAGCGCCAATCACGCCGGTGAATCGACCGCACGAACCATGCAGCAAGCAGAGGAATACTTCGGTGAAACGGTTGATTTTTATGTTGACGGTGGTAATATGGGCGACCGCCAGCCCTCGACGATTATTCGCGTGGTTGACGACGCCATTGAGGTTCTGCGGGAAGGTGTTGTCAAGATAGACGAAACCGGAAAGATACATCGTGGATAG
- a CDS encoding HD domain-containing protein gives MRDKIELWKGHVRELSGQATFVHHEWFVRWHLEVVERIAFELCDKYPAADRELVEVMVWLHDYGKILNFDDQYNETLSSGRVKLTEMGFTADFVERAVTGIETMDKKMELDLREASLEVQIVATADGCSHMVGPFLSLYWREHPGLTTQELMAANRAKLEKDWTRKITLPEARSVFAARYDFLSQQFSEDPNGFLET, from the coding sequence TTGCGGGACAAGATTGAGTTGTGGAAAGGGCATGTGCGGGAGCTTTCGGGGCAAGCAACATTTGTGCATCACGAGTGGTTCGTGCGCTGGCACCTAGAGGTTGTGGAGCGTATTGCGTTTGAGCTGTGTGACAAGTATCCGGCGGCTGACCGTGAGCTCGTGGAGGTGATGGTGTGGCTGCATGATTACGGAAAAATTCTAAACTTTGACGACCAGTATAATGAAACACTTTCGTCTGGGAGGGTAAAATTAACAGAGATGGGTTTCACCGCGGATTTTGTAGAGCGTGCCGTGACGGGCATAGAAACAATGGATAAAAAAATGGAGCTGGATTTGCGCGAGGCATCGTTGGAAGTGCAAATTGTGGCAACTGCCGACGGTTGTTCGCATATGGTCGGACCGTTCCTTAGCTTGTACTGGCGCGAGCACCCGGGGCTTACAACGCAGGAGCTTATGGCTGCAAACCGCGCCAAACTGGAAAAAGATTGGACGCGCAAAATAACTCTACCTGAAGCCCGCTCTGTTTTTGCTGCTCGCTACGATTTTTTGAGTCAACAATTTTCAGAGGATCCGAATGGTTTTCTTGAGACGTAG
- a CDS encoding dihydroorotase family protein, giving the protein MSEILRLPGLVDVHVHLREPGQTDKEDFATGTRAALAGGFTTVCDMPNNAEPITTPERLEAKIALAGQKVVCDIGFHYGSLGDNLDTFAAGAKHSIGLKVYLNNTTGGYTLDPARLKEIYAAWPRQQVVLLHTEEDTIDIAIASLEGLDRPVHICHMPSRAVLEKIIAAKKRGLPVTCGVTPHHLFLTESDVARLGVYGMMKPPLKTQADQDFLWQHLGDIDIFESDHAPHTRSDKQAGAFGVPNLETTLPLLLKARAEGKITLEQIVEKCFTKPSALFGLPTDESTYVEVKMESYVIQNADLQTKCGWSPFDGVEVPGSVTRVILHGQPVYENGTFFPASTGTILTPFS; this is encoded by the coding sequence ATGAGTGAGATCTTACGATTGCCGGGGCTTGTAGACGTGCATGTGCATTTGCGAGAGCCAGGGCAAACAGACAAGGAAGATTTTGCGACTGGCACGCGGGCGGCGCTAGCGGGCGGTTTTACTACCGTTTGTGATATGCCTAACAATGCCGAGCCAATTACTACGCCCGAGCGACTTGAAGCCAAAATTGCATTGGCAGGGCAAAAAGTAGTGTGCGACATAGGCTTTCACTATGGCTCTCTGGGAGATAATCTCGACACTTTCGCGGCTGGCGCGAAACATTCTATTGGCCTAAAAGTGTACCTAAATAACACCACCGGCGGTTACACGCTCGACCCTGCCAGACTCAAAGAAATTTACGCGGCCTGGCCGCGCCAACAAGTTGTTTTACTGCATACCGAAGAAGACACTATAGATATCGCCATTGCCTCCCTAGAGGGACTCGACCGCCCAGTGCATATTTGCCACATGCCCAGCCGCGCGGTACTTGAGAAAATCATTGCCGCAAAAAAACGCGGTCTACCGGTTACCTGCGGCGTTACACCGCACCACCTGTTTCTGACTGAAAGTGATGTCGCGCGCTTGGGTGTGTACGGCATGATGAAGCCCCCGCTTAAAACCCAGGCTGACCAAGACTTTTTGTGGCAGCACCTGGGCGACATTGACATTTTTGAGTCAGACCACGCCCCGCACACACGTTCCGACAAGCAAGCTGGTGCATTTGGCGTACCAAACCTCGAAACAACTCTGCCTTTGCTGCTCAAAGCGCGCGCTGAGGGCAAAATCACGCTGGAGCAGATAGTAGAAAAATGCTTTACGAAACCAAGTGCACTTTTTGGCTTACCAACAGATGAGTCAACTTATGTCGAAGTGAAAATGGAGTCGTACGTTATCCAAAATGCCGACCTCCAAACCAAGTGTGGCTGGTCGCCATTTGACGGAGTAGAAGTCCCTGGCAGCGTCACCCGTGTAATTCTTCATGGCCAGCCCGTCTACGAAAACGGCACTTTTTTCCCTGCATCCACTGGCACCATCCTTACCCCATTTTCTTAA
- the pyrB gene encoding aspartate carbamoyltransferase — protein MQHLVAANQLTPEVLSGLMQKAEEYRTLLETSDGRKQLRELYPDKIVATLFYEPSTRTRLSHESAAQRLGAGIVSTENALEFSSAIKGETIEDTVRVVGGYADAIVIRHKETGIVDKAAAASPVPIINAGDGTGEHPTQALLDVYTIWREMGTLEGLNVVMGGDLAHGRTVRSLAQVMSNYKGTSFTFVSVPQLQMGDDIKALLKNRGMSFTETDDVKAAVRAADVVYWTRLQKERLKDQSVEDNFVIDESVLAGMKEKSIIMHPLPRVAEITVEVDNDPRAVYFRQSHNGVYVRMALLDHLFSQH, from the coding sequence ATGCAGCATTTAGTGGCGGCGAATCAGCTCACGCCAGAGGTTTTGAGCGGGCTTATGCAAAAAGCCGAGGAATATCGTACACTGCTAGAAACCTCAGATGGAAGAAAGCAGCTCCGTGAACTTTATCCGGATAAGATTGTTGCAACTCTGTTCTACGAACCATCTACGCGCACACGTCTGAGCCATGAATCTGCCGCACAGCGGTTGGGAGCGGGCATCGTCAGTACCGAAAATGCGCTAGAGTTCTCATCTGCCATAAAAGGCGAAACCATAGAAGACACCGTACGGGTGGTGGGTGGCTACGCCGATGCCATCGTGATTCGTCACAAAGAAACGGGTATTGTCGATAAAGCAGCTGCGGCCAGTCCAGTTCCGATTATCAATGCCGGCGACGGCACTGGCGAGCACCCAACACAAGCTTTGCTGGATGTCTACACTATTTGGCGCGAAATGGGCACACTCGAAGGCCTCAACGTCGTAATGGGTGGCGACCTCGCGCACGGCCGTACTGTTCGCTCGCTCGCGCAAGTCATGAGTAACTACAAGGGCACAAGTTTTACCTTTGTGTCAGTCCCACAGCTGCAAATGGGTGACGACATTAAAGCACTGCTCAAAAACCGTGGTATGTCGTTTACGGAGACAGATGATGTGAAAGCTGCGGTACGGGCAGCAGACGTTGTGTACTGGACGCGGCTTCAGAAAGAGCGGCTGAAAGACCAGAGCGTGGAAGACAATTTCGTGATAGATGAAAGTGTGTTGGCTGGTATGAAAGAGAAGTCGATTATTATGCATCCACTGCCGCGGGTGGCGGAGATAACGGTTGAAGTAGATAACGACCCGCGCGCTGTTTATTTCCGGCAGTCTCACAACGGCGTGTATGTGCGCATGGCGCTGCTTGACCACCTCTTTAGCCAGCATTAA
- the aspS gene encoding aspartate--tRNA ligase, whose amino-acid sequence MRTLATESISKVGQGITVMGWVQSRRDHGGLIFIDLRDHSGLLQLVINPETAKAFKTAEELRDEYVIAAEGMVVERSENLRNPHLETGGVEVKVAEIRILNRADTLPIQPFAEAQANEELRLRYRYLDLRRPKMQHMLKKRAAYYKFMRDYVESQGFTEVATPILANSSPEGARDFLIPSRIHPGKFYALPQAPQQFKQLLMVGGVPRYYQLAACFRDEDPRADRLYGEFYHLDAEMSFVEDGEEVRTTFDPLITKLVTEFAGKTLLTTDVPRIPFTEAIEKYGSDKPDLRFGMELIELSDVFEKSEFGVFKNAVANGGAVKAICVKGGASLSRSQIDSFTEIAKSEGAGGLAYLTYKDGEVQSPIAKFMNEVELTEVKNRSQAEDGDAVFFGADTRHVANKVLGRLRNEFAAHFNLKDSNVVALCWIIDFPFYELDEKSGKMDFGHNPFSMPKGGAQALEHTENKLEILADQYDMVANGYEICSGGVRNHNPEVLYKVFGLLGFDEVYVEEKFGAMLNAFKYGAPPHAGCAFGLDRLFMVLMGEENIREIVAFPKNGSGLDVMMNSPSHVDDQQLKELSVRIAEE is encoded by the coding sequence ATGCGTACACTTGCTACTGAATCAATATCAAAAGTCGGTCAGGGGATTACCGTGATGGGCTGGGTGCAGTCGCGCCGCGATCATGGTGGCCTGATATTTATCGATCTACGTGATCACAGCGGGCTACTCCAGCTCGTCATAAACCCAGAGACAGCAAAGGCGTTCAAGACAGCCGAGGAGTTGCGCGACGAATACGTCATTGCCGCAGAAGGAATGGTGGTAGAACGGAGTGAAAATTTGCGTAATCCACACCTGGAAACTGGTGGTGTCGAAGTGAAAGTCGCTGAAATACGTATCTTAAACCGCGCTGATACATTACCCATACAGCCATTTGCCGAAGCGCAAGCAAACGAAGAACTTCGTCTGCGCTACCGATACCTAGACTTACGTCGTCCCAAGATGCAGCACATGCTCAAGAAACGAGCAGCCTACTATAAATTTATGCGAGATTATGTAGAATCGCAAGGTTTTACCGAAGTTGCTACACCAATTCTGGCCAATAGTAGCCCCGAGGGCGCACGTGATTTCCTCATCCCTTCGCGTATACATCCCGGCAAATTCTATGCCCTTCCCCAGGCGCCGCAGCAATTTAAGCAGCTCCTTATGGTAGGCGGCGTGCCGCGCTATTACCAACTGGCGGCATGCTTCCGAGACGAAGACCCACGGGCAGATCGGCTCTACGGCGAGTTTTACCATCTCGATGCCGAAATGAGTTTTGTAGAGGACGGCGAAGAAGTGCGCACTACATTTGATCCGCTTATAACAAAACTTGTCACAGAATTTGCCGGTAAAACGTTGCTGACAACCGACGTCCCGCGTATCCCTTTCACTGAGGCGATAGAAAAATATGGCAGTGATAAGCCGGACCTGCGTTTCGGAATGGAGCTGATCGAGTTATCTGACGTATTTGAGAAATCCGAATTTGGCGTATTCAAAAATGCCGTTGCAAACGGCGGAGCAGTCAAAGCCATTTGCGTCAAAGGTGGCGCTTCGCTTTCGCGCTCGCAAATAGACAGTTTTACAGAAATTGCCAAAAGCGAGGGTGCTGGCGGGTTGGCCTACCTCACGTACAAAGATGGCGAAGTGCAATCACCGATTGCTAAATTTATGAATGAAGTTGAACTCACCGAAGTAAAAAACCGATCCCAGGCTGAAGACGGCGATGCAGTGTTCTTTGGAGCCGACACGAGGCATGTCGCTAACAAGGTGCTTGGACGGCTGAGAAATGAATTTGCTGCCCATTTCAACCTGAAGGATTCGAATGTTGTCGCATTGTGCTGGATTATAGATTTTCCTTTCTATGAGCTCGATGAAAAATCGGGCAAAATGGACTTTGGCCATAACCCGTTCAGTATGCCAAAGGGCGGTGCGCAAGCCCTGGAGCATACCGAAAACAAGCTGGAAATCTTGGCGGATCAATATGACATGGTCGCAAACGGTTACGAAATATGTAGTGGTGGTGTGCGTAATCATAACCCCGAAGTGCTTTACAAAGTATTTGGGCTGCTTGGATTTGACGAAGTTTATGTGGAAGAAAAATTTGGCGCTATGTTAAACGCGTTTAAGTACGGCGCGCCACCTCATGCCGGTTGCGCCTTTGGCCTAGATCGCCTGTTTATGGTGCTCATGGGCGAAGAAAACATCCGAGAAATCGTGGCATTCCCCAAAAACGGCAGCGGCCTTGATGTTATGATGAACTCACCGAGCCACGTCGACGACCAACAGTTGAAAGAACTCTCAGTACGCATAGCTGAAGAATAG
- the cas2 gene encoding CRISPR-associated endonuclease Cas2 encodes MPYTQENVLLSFKPGLFFAELEKVSGYKQATLKTTYYRARQNGLIAQDIVPILTEKGMHKVRPYIARKLSNDARLIVLFDIPQQRAHIRETLRRLLKNLGFEMVQRSVWVTDMDYRDVLLEAIESLELKDCVEVHESLRLYPKK; translated from the coding sequence ATGCCCTATACGCAAGAGAACGTGCTACTAAGTTTTAAGCCTGGGTTGTTTTTTGCAGAACTTGAAAAAGTGTCTGGTTACAAGCAGGCGACCCTTAAGACCACCTACTACCGCGCCCGGCAAAATGGTCTAATTGCACAAGATATTGTCCCGATACTAACCGAGAAAGGTATGCACAAAGTTCGTCCGTATATTGCTCGCAAACTCAGTAATGATGCACGACTAATTGTCCTCTTTGACATTCCTCAGCAGAGAGCACACATTCGGGAGACCCTGCGGCGGCTCCTGAAAAATCTTGGGTTTGAAATGGTACAACGTAGTGTATGGGTAACAGACATGGATTATCGAGATGTGCTGCTTGAAGCAATAGAGTCTTTGGAATTGAAAGACTGCGTAGAAGTACACGAGAGTCTCCGCTTATATCCCAAAAAATAG
- a CDS encoding CBS domain-containing protein translates to MTQFLVGLISAILAIMFAVLYHAFGHVPAKELKRRARGGDEIASLLYRSVSYGVSARLVLGVLTLVLAYGSIVFLERALGMWLAVPVLLVVGGVGARVVQANGGASKSALWLASKASPPLAWLLERLHPPLQMLSRFVRKVFPLHVHSGMYEKEDFAELLQKQKNQPDNRIAHGEIDLLAHALTFGDKHVSDALVPKRVTKSVSADEAVGPVLMGELHASGHSRFPVYEVKKDNIVGVLYLHDLVSTKRSGVVRNIMRRKVTYVHEDFTLYQTLQAFIKTKQHLFIVVNSFEEYVGIITIEDVLERVIGKLIVDEFDKYDDLRAVAAAAAHKDHTSTKSSHAPETTN, encoded by the coding sequence ATGACACAGTTTCTAGTCGGTCTCATCAGTGCAATTCTCGCTATCATGTTTGCTGTGCTGTATCATGCTTTCGGCCATGTTCCCGCCAAGGAACTCAAAAGGCGGGCGCGAGGGGGTGATGAAATAGCCAGTCTACTTTACCGCTCTGTTTCGTACGGCGTTAGCGCACGGCTGGTACTGGGAGTTCTTACACTGGTGTTAGCCTACGGCAGTATTGTCTTTTTAGAACGAGCGCTTGGCATGTGGCTGGCGGTGCCGGTGCTTTTGGTAGTTGGCGGGGTTGGCGCTCGGGTTGTTCAAGCAAATGGTGGAGCGAGCAAATCTGCCCTTTGGCTTGCTTCAAAAGCTTCGCCACCTCTGGCGTGGTTGCTTGAAAGGCTCCATCCGCCTTTGCAAATGTTGAGCCGGTTTGTTCGCAAAGTCTTCCCCCTGCATGTGCACAGCGGTATGTACGAGAAAGAAGATTTCGCCGAACTGCTCCAAAAGCAAAAAAACCAACCGGATAATCGAATTGCCCACGGTGAAATTGATTTACTGGCACATGCGCTGACCTTTGGCGATAAGCATGTATCTGATGCGCTCGTGCCGAAGCGCGTTACCAAGTCGGTTTCAGCCGATGAAGCCGTCGGACCGGTGCTTATGGGTGAGCTACATGCCAGTGGGCATAGTCGTTTTCCGGTGTACGAAGTAAAGAAGGACAACATTGTTGGCGTGTTGTATTTGCATGATCTAGTTTCGACAAAGCGCTCAGGTGTAGTGCGAAATATTATGCGCCGCAAGGTAACTTATGTGCATGAAGATTTTACGCTCTACCAGACGCTACAGGCTTTTATAAAAACTAAGCAGCATCTGTTTATAGTGGTCAATAGCTTCGAGGAGTATGTCGGCATTATTACCATCGAAGACGTACTGGAGCGTGTGATCGGCAAGCTCATCGTCGATGAATTCGACAAGTATGACGATCTTCGCGCCGTGGCCGCCGCCGCTGCACATAAAGACCACACTTCCACCAAGTCGTCTCACGCCCCAGAAACAACCAACTGA
- a CDS encoding thioredoxin domain-containing protein codes for MDKRFLAIIGIIIVAFVGVILLNNKTDTTSGDKKNSATQATSHFAGKLDSKITFTEYGDYQCAACKSFYPIAKEIKEKYGDRVRFQFRNLPLTSIHPNAFAGARAAEAADLQGKFWEMHDLLYENQDPYGTSGWVASKDPLSQYFVKYAEQVGLDTAKFRTDFASAVVNTRINADLDVYKATKEELSTPTYFINGKKIVNSRLLDNQNPPQPSVEAFSRVLDEALAAKK; via the coding sequence ATGGATAAACGATTTTTAGCAATCATTGGGATTATAATTGTTGCCTTTGTAGGCGTCATACTACTTAACAACAAGACCGACACCACTTCTGGTGACAAAAAGAACAGCGCCACCCAAGCAACGAGTCACTTCGCTGGAAAACTAGATAGTAAAATTACCTTTACGGAATACGGTGACTACCAATGCGCAGCGTGCAAAAGCTTCTACCCAATAGCGAAGGAAATTAAAGAGAAATACGGGGACAGAGTACGCTTTCAATTCCGTAATCTTCCGCTCACTTCTATACACCCGAATGCATTTGCTGGCGCTCGCGCTGCCGAAGCAGCCGATCTTCAGGGCAAGTTCTGGGAGATGCACGACTTACTCTATGAAAATCAGGACCCTTACGGTACATCTGGGTGGGTCGCAAGCAAAGACCCCCTTTCTCAGTATTTTGTAAAATACGCTGAGCAGGTTGGACTAGACACGGCTAAATTTCGAACCGACTTTGCCAGCGCCGTGGTAAACACCCGCATAAACGCTGACCTAGATGTCTACAAAGCAACCAAAGAGGAGCTCTCGACGCCAACCTACTTTATAAATGGAAAGAAGATTGTCAATAGCCGCCTGCTTGATAATCAAAACCCCCCGCAGCCTAGTGTTGAGGCGTTTAGTAGGGTTCTTGATGAAGCACTCGCTGCAAAGAAATAG